From Desmodus rotundus isolate HL8 chromosome 12, HLdesRot8A.1, whole genome shotgun sequence, one genomic window encodes:
- the HSD3B2 gene encoding 3 beta-hydroxysteroid dehydrogenase/Delta 5-->4-isomerase type 2, protein MAGWSCLVTGAGGFLGQRIIQLLVEEKELQEIRALDKVFRSELREELSKLQSKVKLTLMEGDILDEQFVKRACQGTSAVIHTASVIDILNVIPREMVMNVNLKGTQILLEACAQASVPIFIYTSTIEVAGPNSYREIIQNAREEEQLETTWSAAYPYSKKLAERAVLAANGWALKNGGTLYTCALRPSYIYGEGSPFLYGFIDQALKNNGILSHNSKLSIVNPVYVGNVAWAHILALRALQDPEKAPNIQGQFYYITDDTPHQSYDHLNYNLSKEWGFCLDSRMSLPVWLMYWLGFLLEIVSFLLSPFYRYQPPFNRHLVTLSNSVFTFSYKKAQQDLGYEPLFSWEKAKQKTMEWVGSLVEQHKQGLKIKTP, encoded by the exons ATGGCTGGGTGGAGCTGCCTTGTGACGGGCGCTGGAGGCTTTCTGGGACAGAGGATCATCCAGTTGTTGGTGGAGGAGAAAGAGCTGCAGGAGATCCGAGCGCTGGACAAAGTTTTCAGATCTGAGCTGCGGGAGGAATTGTCTA AGCTCCAGAGCAAGGTCAAACTGACCTTGATGGAAGGAGACATTCTGGATGAACAGTTCGTGAAGAGAGCCTGCCAGGGCACCTCCGCAGTCATTCACACCGCCTCTGTCATTGACATCCTTAATGTCATTCCACGAGAGATGGTGATGAATGTCAATCTGAAAG GTACCCAGATCCTGCTGGAGGCCTGTGCCCAGGCTAGTGTGCCGATCTTCATTTATACCAGCACCATAGAGGTGGCTGGGCCCAACTCCTACAGGGAGATCATCCAGAATGCCCGTGAAGAAGAGCAGCTCGAAACGACATGGTCAGCTGCATACCCATACAGCAAAAAGCTTGCTGAGAGGGCCGTGCTGGCAGCGAATGGGTGGGCTCTTAAAAATGGTGGCACCTTGTACACTTGTGCCTTAAGGCCCTCGTATATCTACGGGGAAGGAAGCCCCTTTCTGTATGGCTTTATTGACCAGGCCCTGAAGAACAATGGCATCCTGTCACACAACAGCAAGCTCTCCATTGTCAACCCCGTCTATGTTGGCAACGTGGCCTGGGCCCACATTCTGGCTCTGAGGGCCCTGCAGGACCCTGAGAAAGCCCCAAACATTCAAGGACAGTTCTACTACATCACAGATGACACACCTCACCAAAGCTACGATCACCTCAATTACAATTTGAGCAAAGAATGGGGCTTCTGCCTTGATTCCAGAATGAGCCTTCCTGTATGGCTGATGTATTGGCTTGGCTTCCTGCTGGAAATAGTGAGCTTCCTGCTCAGTCCATTTTACAGGTATCAGCCTCCCTTCAACCGCCACTTAGTGACCTTGTCAAATAGTGTGTTCACCTTCTCCTATAAGAAAGCTCAGCAAGATCTGGGGTATGAGCCGCTCTTCAGCTGGGAGAAAGCCAAGCAGAAAACCATGGAGTGGGTTGGCTCCCTGGTGGAGCAGCACAAGCAAGGCCTGAAAATAAAGACTCCCTGA